The genomic segment TGCTTCTGGAAAATTCTCAAATCCACCTTCAAGATAAAGTCTATGCAATTACAGGGTAATGGACTCTATGCCTCCTTACTAATCAAGGTAATAGCCTATTTGCTAGCAATGCGGTTGAAAGCTCAAAGAGCTTTTTCGAAATTGACTATTACGCAAATTATGAGAAAGATCAGGCGGGAATATGACTTAGAAGTACTTATGATAGAGCATTTTCATCTATCAATTCTCTTAACTTGAAAAATATTAGTCAAATACGCTAATTTCAGAATTATCAGAGTTAAAGCACCTCCCACTTCAACTACGGCCATCAATGCCCTGGAGGCTATCACCGCCATGACCACAGCCTCCGGAGCGGCTATCGATTTAAGCACAACCACGCTTACGCCTTCTCGAACGCCTATTCCGGCCGGAGCAAAGAGGGCCAAAAAACCGATGGTCGTCGATAAAGCTGCCCCAAATACACAGAGGGGATACCCGACTAAAGGAAGAGGCACGAAAGCAGCCAGGCTAAAATAGAAGGCTGTCCCACCAATTACGAAGTTGATCAGCACGAAAATCGTAATCTTGAAGTAAAATCGCCGGTCTAATTCTTCCAGAAATGGTTGGTCGATAGACGGGCTTTCTTTTCGATATCTTCTGATCCATTTCCAGATAAAGATAATTATCCACCGCAAAATCTTCGGATGAAGTGCGAGGATTAAGATGACAGGTAAGAGGATAATCGAATAGCTTAGAGAAGGAAGAAGTATAGGAAGAAGCGGGAGTCCGCATAACAGACCAATCAATATGATCATCAAGTTGACTAAAAGAAAGCTAAAGGCAATAGTTCGCGTGGGGATGTCCATCTCCCGTGAGAAGAGGTAAAAATTTCCAAAAGTTAAGACCTTGCCTGGAAGATACTTGCCCAGGAGAGAAAAGGTAGTTATCTTAATGGCCTGCGGATATGAAATGCGGCTCCCCATATCCCGGAAAAGAGAGTAATAGGTGAAACCGAACCACATAATCCCTATGACCGTAGTTAAAAGGGCCAGCCCGATCATTTCTAACCTGGTTTGGTTAAGCAACTGAAGGAATTTCCCGAGATTGACAACCGTGTAATATCCAGCCCCACTAAATAAGATGATAATATAAGCCCATTTTAGCCAGGGGGTTCCAAAGATGGACAGGAGGGTAAGTTTCAGGTTTCGGGTTTCGGGTTTCGAGTTCATTTATAATAGATGATCTTCCGCTCTGAAATGAATCGTTAATCTCGAATTGCGAATCGCGAATCTATTTTTTAATTCGCAATTCGTGGGATGGTTCACCTTACTGTGAAAGCTTGCGGCTAAAAGTTAACTTCTTGGAGTTAATCCTTTAGGATTTCATTATGAAAGGCTAAAGCCTAAACTCCATAAAAAATGCGAGATTTCACACCAAAATGGGCGATTTGAACCGTCCCGCAATTCGTGAAGTTGGACACTCTTTGCCGCTGTGATGGCGGCCAGGAGAATCGGCACTCTCCCAGCCCAAAAAAGTCAACTGCGGTCGAATGCCGGCGTTTTCTGCAATGTTGAGGCAGTTACGATGGGCGTTATGGCGCCAGAGAATTTTCAGTATCTCAAGTCAATCATGCGAGTGCGAGGAAATTCTCAGGCTTCTTGAACAGAGCCTGCCAGCCGCCACATAAAGTGTCGAAGTCCACAATTCGCAATTCGCGATTCGCGATTGCCGTGACCGTGAGGTTTTGGGATAGGCGCTAATTCCTATTCCCCTGGCTACTTTTCAGGTCTATTATCCGTTTCTCCTTAGGATCAAACCTTTTGATTGGTCTGGCCGGGACCCCGCCCACTAAGGTGTAAGGTGGGACATCTTTGTTAATCAGGGAAGCGGCCCCAATCACAGCCGATTGGTGGATAGTCACGCCCCCCAGAATAGTAGAGTTGCATCCTATCCATACTCCATCCTCAATGGTAATAGGCTCGGCAATAACGGTAAATTTAGGATCAAAAGGCCGGTGTGTCCCATTCATAATCACGGTCCGGGTGGCAATAGCCACATTGCTGCCTATCTTGACCGGGGCGTAACAGGCTACATAACATTCAGCCTCGATTAAGGACTGGTCGCCTACCTCTAAATTAAAGGGATAAAGAATGTCCACATCAGACCGGATAACGACATTTTTTCCTAATTTAGCCCCAAAAAGTCTAAGTACCGAGGGATAAAGCTTCCCTGGAATAATAGGAAATGCCCGAAAGAAGATCTTGACTGCCTGCCAAAGAAGGCGGGAAAGGACAGATCTTTGGGACTCTATCTTTTTTAAAAAGGTATCATCAAACTGTGATAAATCATGGCTCATCAGACAATAGACAGTAGACAGTTAGACAGTAGTCCCGCCTGTCTACTGTCTACTTTTAAGGGGACGAAGAAATTTTGTCAGGGGCAAGTAGTCTTTGGTCGTGCAATTATACCAGCAGACACACCTTCTACCGGTAGAACTTATCCGCTGTCTGGCCTCCCGCATATCCCTCCAAATATCTTTTAGTGGCCTTTCTCTGACATTACCATATACTTCCTTTAGAGTCTCACAAAGAAAGACATCGCCGTAGGGGTCGATATAGAAATTATGAGAGCCGGCATAGCATATAAAGGTCTGGCCGGCCTCAGCCGGGTGTTCCAAAAAGAGGGGAAATTTTTCCAGATATTCTCTATTTCGCCATTTACTCAGCCTTCCCCTGTAATCAAAATCATTGACTATTTGCGCCCACTGTTCTTTCAAGCGGTCAAAATCAAAATCAAGTAAGTTCTTATCCCACACCCTGGGCAGGTCCACGTCGTTTACCGGTTGAACCAGGAATCTGCCGCCTTTGTCTTTGGTAAACTTCATTAATTTAATCACTTCATTTATGTTATCCCTGGTCATAGTTGTCTGTATTCCAAATTTAGCCTGGCGTTGTGAAAGCAAATCTATGGCCTGCATGGCCCTTTGGAAGGAACCAGGCATTCCCCGCTGCTTATCGTGGACCGCCGGGTCAAGGCTGTCTAAAGAAATAATCACGGCCTCAAAGGAATCTATTATCCGTTGAATATTCTTTAGGGTAATCAGGGAACCGTTAGAAACAAATTGACATCTTATCCCTTTACTGGTGATATATTTGCCAATATCAAAGAAGTCTTTTCTCAGCAGAGGTTCCCCTCCCGTGATGCTAAAAACCCTTAAACCCAGGTCAGCCAATTCATCCGCTAATTTCTTTACCTCTTGGGTAGTCAACTCAGGCTCTTTTCGCTCCAGGGCCATTTGTGGCCGTTCACAGTATTTACATTTACTGTTACAACGATAAGTTGCCCCCCAGATTAAGGTCCACGGCTTTGGCGTGATCCTGTAGTTACTCAGATAGGAGGCGGTAAACTCCAGAAACCTGACCACCGATGAAGCTGATTTAAGATATCGGTTCATAAGATCATCCTCGTATCTTTTCAATATTTCGGGGTAACTACTCAGCCCTTATTGGGAACACAGATTACACCGATTACTTAGATGGTCCAGATTATTTTTAGCTATGGGTAACTACTGGAGTTACCTCTTCTTGGCCACTATCAGCATCCCGCACCCTTCCTCTCCCAGATAGATAGAATCGCGGATGAGTCGGCAAAATCTGTCCCGGGATAATCGCCAGAGATACTTTTTTAGACTAAATTCTATTAGCTTAAAAAGAGCACTATTAAAGAGCCGGTACATCACCACGGTCTGGTAGGGAAGGTATCTTCGGCACTCGATCATCTCCAGGTTATTTTCTTCAAGCATCCGCGGCCACTTTTCAGCCGGGTAGAGAGAGGTATGGTATATCCTTTCATTAATCCTGGCCGCTTCTTTAGGACCAAAGAAATGTTCCAGATAGCGAGTGAAGTCATCGGTATAGGTGGTAAAAACAAATACTCCCCCTGGCGCCAGGACCCTGGAGGCCTCCTTCAAGAGCGCCTCAGTATCCGGGATATGTTCTACCACGGAATTAGCCAGGATAGCGCCAAAATGAGCGTTATTAAAAGGAATATGTTTGGTAGCATCGGCCTGTTTCAGCTCTTGATACACCCCTAAAGGCCTTACCTTCTCCAGGACCTGGCCATCCAGGTCAATGCCGGCCTCGATATGGGGTAAAAGCAGGGCTGAAAACAGACCGTCTCCACACCCCAAATCCAGGAGCGGCCTGGCCAAGAGGTCTTTCACTCCCCACAGCATACTTAGCTCCATCGAACGCATCAGACTTCGCGTGAAGGATCCCAGATGGATGACCCTGAGACGGTCCTGCTCAATCATCTCGTCGAGCTTATCCATTGTTCCCTGCCAGACTTTAGCCTGAGGCTCCCCCATAAGTTTGGCCGCGCCGTAGGCAATCCTATCAATAGTTCCTATGGTAAAACCAAGCAGCCTTCCTAATAGCATTAACTCTTGTCCCCTATTTTTTCAAGGCCTTACGCGCCAGGTATCTACCAATAAAAGCCTTGCCCTGATCCCAATTGGCCATAAAATCATCCCAGCTCCTGATCTTGAAAATTCTTTTGAGGAGATTTAAAGGAGTAAGGTAATATCCAGTATACATCTGGTGAATAGCCTGCTGAAGCTCCTCAGCCGTTAAGTCTTCACAAAATGATGCCCCGGAGTTGGCATCAAAATCCCGCCAGTCATGAGGTTGATCCTTAATCATTTCATAATAACGACTTCCCGGATAAGGGGTGGCAATGGAGACCTGAAAGGCCTCCGGTTTAAGCTCCTTGATGTAGGCAGCCGTCTCAGCTATGGTCTCCTTTGTTTCGCCCGGCACTCCCACGACAAAGGTCGTATGGGCGGTTATTCCGGCTCCCTGACACCATTTAACGGCGTTCATACCTTGTTCGCGAGTGGCCCTCTTGCCAATGGATTCATCCAGCATCTTCTGAGACCCGGACTCTATGCCAAAGACCACCAGCCGGCAGCCGCACCTCTTCATCATCCGGAACATCTCCGGGGAGGTCTTATCCGGTCTCATCTGACAAAGCCAGTGGATATTGAGCTTCCTGTCTATAAATGCCTGGCATATCTCCATCACCCGATCAATAGTTACATTAAGGGTGTCATCATAAAGGAATATCTCTCTGGCCCCGTATCTTTCCTTGAGGTGCTCAATTTCATCACATATCTTGGATACCTTTCTAAGTCGAACCTTGTGCCGAAACATAGGGCCGATCCAGAGACAGAAAACACAATTAAAAGGACAACCCCGGCTGCCAAAGAGCTGGAAATACGGGGGGTGCCGGCATAATTCTTCCCGGTAGTTACGCTGATCGATCAGGTCCCGGTCAGGGAAAGGAAGGGTATCAAGGTCTTTAATCAAGGGACGGTCCGGATTTATTACCACCCGGCCATCTTCTTTGTAAGTAATGCCCAAGACCTTCCTGAAGTCACCTTTATCTCTAAGGATAGTAGCGATTTCTTTTATCCCCATTTCCATTTCTCCCCTGACAATGAAATCAACATAGGGGTTCTGGATCAAATCCTGGTGGAAATAAGTAGCGTGGCAATCAACTAGCACCGTGGGGGCGCCGACCGTCTCTTTCACTCTTTTCGTAATCTCCAGATCGATCTCAATCGAGGGGGTAGAGGTCTGGATGACAACCAGATCAGGGGCTATGTCTTTAATCCGTCTCATCGTTTCTTCCATAGTAATTTGCTCTACCATGGCATCGATAAAGGAAGCCGCGAATCCTTCTTGTTTTAAAACAGCCGCTGAATACGCCAACCAAAAAGGATAAACCTGGATGACCGTATCCTTAAAGTACTTCCTCATCTTTCTCCCTGGCCATCGGTCAACTCTGACCAGATAGGTATTTTTTTCTTTAGGGTCATCCGGCCCAATTAAGAACAAAACTTTCATCGAAGCCTCCTATTCCAATCTCTCGATTAACTACCTTGGCGATGTTCATCGTTTCAGCCATTTACAAATAGCCCCTCCGGCCACCGGGTGTCTGGTAGCCTGGTGTTCCGCCTACCAGACTACCAGACATCAGATTACCACATGCCTGCAAAAAATAGCGGTAACCGTTCAGGGGGTAATGAAAGTTGAGGGGGAATTTTTGTAACTATTCAGCTCTTAAGGCACAAAGATTACCAATAATAGCACACGGATTACACGGATGAGACGGATTGACACGGATAAAAATTTATTAGAAAAAATCCGTGAGAATCCGCCAAAATCTGTGTCATCCGTGTGCTATTC from the bacterium genome contains:
- a CDS encoding DapH/DapD/GlmU-related protein codes for the protein MSHDLSQFDDTFLKKIESQRSVLSRLLWQAVKIFFRAFPIIPGKLYPSVLRLFGAKLGKNVVIRSDVDILYPFNLEVGDQSLIEAECYVACYAPVKIGSNVAIATRTVIMNGTHRPFDPKFTVIAEPITIEDGVWIGCNSTILGGVTIHQSAVIGAASLINKDVPPYTLVGGVPARPIKRFDPKEKRIIDLKSSQGNRN
- a CDS encoding lysylphosphatidylglycerol synthase domain-containing protein, with the protein product MNSKPETRNLKLTLLSIFGTPWLKWAYIIILFSGAGYYTVVNLGKFLQLLNQTRLEMIGLALLTTVIGIMWFGFTYYSLFRDMGSRISYPQAIKITTFSLLGKYLPGKVLTFGNFYLFSREMDIPTRTIAFSFLLVNLMIILIGLLCGLPLLPILLPSLSYSIILLPVILILALHPKILRWIIIFIWKWIRRYRKESPSIDQPFLEELDRRFYFKITIFVLINFVIGGTAFYFSLAAFVPLPLVGYPLCVFGAALSTTIGFLALFAPAGIGVREGVSVVVLKSIAAPEAVVMAVIASRALMAVVEVGGALTLIILKLAYLTNIFQVKRIDR
- a CDS encoding radical SAM protein, translated to MNRYLKSASSVVRFLEFTASYLSNYRITPKPWTLIWGATYRCNSKCKYCERPQMALERKEPELTTQEVKKLADELADLGLRVFSITGGEPLLRKDFFDIGKYITSKGIRCQFVSNGSLITLKNIQRIIDSFEAVIISLDSLDPAVHDKQRGMPGSFQRAMQAIDLLSQRQAKFGIQTTMTRDNINEVIKLMKFTKDKGGRFLVQPVNDVDLPRVWDKNLLDFDFDRLKEQWAQIVNDFDYRGRLSKWRNREYLEKFPLFLEHPAEAGQTFICYAGSHNFYIDPYGDVFLCETLKEVYGNVRERPLKDIWRDMREARQRISSTGRRCVCWYNCTTKDYLPLTKFLRPLKSRQ
- a CDS encoding methyltransferase domain-containing protein; translation: MLLGRLLGFTIGTIDRIAYGAAKLMGEPQAKVWQGTMDKLDEMIEQDRLRVIHLGSFTRSLMRSMELSMLWGVKDLLARPLLDLGCGDGLFSALLLPHIEAGIDLDGQVLEKVRPLGVYQELKQADATKHIPFNNAHFGAILANSVVEHIPDTEALLKEASRVLAPGGVFVFTTYTDDFTRYLEHFFGPKEAARINERIYHTSLYPAEKWPRMLEENNLEMIECRRYLPYQTVVMYRLFNSALFKLIEFSLKKYLWRLSRDRFCRLIRDSIYLGEEGCGMLIVAKKR
- a CDS encoding radical SAM protein; this translates as MKVLFLIGPDDPKEKNTYLVRVDRWPGRKMRKYFKDTVIQVYPFWLAYSAAVLKQEGFAASFIDAMVEQITMEETMRRIKDIAPDLVVIQTSTPSIEIDLEITKRVKETVGAPTVLVDCHATYFHQDLIQNPYVDFIVRGEMEMGIKEIATILRDKGDFRKVLGITYKEDGRVVINPDRPLIKDLDTLPFPDRDLIDQRNYREELCRHPPYFQLFGSRGCPFNCVFCLWIGPMFRHKVRLRKVSKICDEIEHLKERYGAREIFLYDDTLNVTIDRVMEICQAFIDRKLNIHWLCQMRPDKTSPEMFRMMKRCGCRLVVFGIESGSQKMLDESIGKRATREQGMNAVKWCQGAGITAHTTFVVGVPGETKETIAETAAYIKELKPEAFQVSIATPYPGSRYYEMIKDQPHDWRDFDANSGASFCEDLTAEELQQAIHQMYTGYYLTPLNLLKRIFKIRSWDDFMANWDQGKAFIGRYLARKALKK